From one Solanum lycopersicum chromosome 12, SLM_r2.1 genomic stretch:
- the LOC101255369 gene encoding myb family transcription factor IPN2 isoform X2, translating into MFHAKKPSTMNSHDRPMCVQGDSGLVLTTDPKPRLRWTVELHERFVDAVTQLGGPDKATPKTIMRVMGVKGLTLYHLKSHLQKFRLGKQPHKEFNDHSVKDGDRATSLELQRNSASSSGMIGRNMNEMQMEVQRRLHEQLEVQRHLQLRIEAQGKYMQTILEKACQTLGGEENMSLPTRTFKGIGNHQGGLIPDISAAFKEFGTPPLTFSSFQDLNICGEHIDLHAQSSMGERSSSFDGFMNLSNTSTDHNLSLGKKRASPYNTSNGKSPFMWSDDFRLHELGGGGSCLGSNNEDDHQIIQMERSCNPEIDSVSDMYESKPLLQDDKKFDTKPERPSPRRAAQVSSLSAQGGRNSVFG; encoded by the exons atgtTCCATGCCAAGAAACCTTCTACTATGAATTCTCATGATAGACCTATGTGTGTTCAAGGTGACTCTGGTCTCGTCCTTACCACTGATCCAAAACCTCGTCTTCGTTGGACAGTTGAGCTTCATGAACGCTTCGTTGATGCTGTTACTCAGTTAGGTGGACCTGATA AGGCAACACCTAAAACTATTATGAGAGTTATGGGTGTTAAGGGTTTAACCCTTTACCATCTCAAGAGTCATCTTCAG AAATTTAGACTGGGAAAACAACCACACAAAGAATTTAACGATCACTCAGTGAAGGATGGCGATAGAG CTACAAGTTTAGAACTACAAAGAAATTCAGCATCTTCATCTGGAATGATCGGACGTAATATGAATGa GATGCAAATGGAGGTGCAAAGAAGGCTGCATGAACAATTGGag GTACAAAGACACCTTCAATTGAGGATTGAAGCACAAGGAAAATACATGCAAACCATATTAGAAAAAGCTTGTCAAACATTAGGTGGAGAAGAAAATATGTCATTACCAACAAGAACCTTTAAAGGTATTGGAAATCATCAAGGAGGATTAATACCAGACATTTCAGCTGCCTTTAAAGAATTTGGAACCCCTCCTCTAACTTTCTCATCATTCCAAGACTTGAACATATGTGGAGAACACATCGATCTTCATGCTCAGAGTAGCATGGGTGAACGATCCTCATCCTTCGATGGATTCATGAACTTGAGCAATACTTCAACCGATCATAACTTGTCTCTTGGAAAGAAAAGGGCTAGCCCTTACAATACTAGCAATGGAAAGAGTCCATTTATGTGGTCAGATGATTTTCGTCTACATGAGTTAG GTGGAGGTGGTTCGTGTTTAGGTTCTAATAATGAAGACGATCATCAAATTATTCAGATGGAGAGGAGTTGCAATCCTGAGATTGATTCGGTGTCTGATATGTACGAGTCTAAGCCATTACTACAAGATGACAAGAAGTTTGACACGAAACCAGAGAGGCCTTCCCCAAGAAGAGCTGCCCAGGTTTCGAGTTTGAGTGCTCAAGGTGGACGAAATTCTGTTTTCGGGTAA
- the LOC101255369 gene encoding myb family transcription factor IPN2 isoform X1, with amino-acid sequence MFHAKKPSTMNSHDRPMCVQGDSGLVLTTDPKPRLRWTVELHERFVDAVTQLGGPDKATPKTIMRVMGVKGLTLYHLKSHLQKFRLGKQPHKEFNDHSVKDGDRATSLELQRNSASSSGMIGRNMNEMQMEVQRRLHEQLEVQRHLQLRIEAQGKYMQTILEKACQTLGGEENMSLPTRTFKGIGNHQGGLIPDISAAFKEFGTPPLTFSSFQDLNICGEHIDLHAQSSMGERSSSFDGFMNLSNTSTDHNLSLGKKRASPYNTSNGKSPFMWSDDFRLHELGSNNEDDHQIIQMERSCNPEIDSVSDMYESKPLLQDDKKFDTKPERPSPRRAAQVSSLSAQGGRNSVFG; translated from the exons atgtTCCATGCCAAGAAACCTTCTACTATGAATTCTCATGATAGACCTATGTGTGTTCAAGGTGACTCTGGTCTCGTCCTTACCACTGATCCAAAACCTCGTCTTCGTTGGACAGTTGAGCTTCATGAACGCTTCGTTGATGCTGTTACTCAGTTAGGTGGACCTGATA AGGCAACACCTAAAACTATTATGAGAGTTATGGGTGTTAAGGGTTTAACCCTTTACCATCTCAAGAGTCATCTTCAG AAATTTAGACTGGGAAAACAACCACACAAAGAATTTAACGATCACTCAGTGAAGGATGGCGATAGAG CTACAAGTTTAGAACTACAAAGAAATTCAGCATCTTCATCTGGAATGATCGGACGTAATATGAATGa GATGCAAATGGAGGTGCAAAGAAGGCTGCATGAACAATTGGag GTACAAAGACACCTTCAATTGAGGATTGAAGCACAAGGAAAATACATGCAAACCATATTAGAAAAAGCTTGTCAAACATTAGGTGGAGAAGAAAATATGTCATTACCAACAAGAACCTTTAAAGGTATTGGAAATCATCAAGGAGGATTAATACCAGACATTTCAGCTGCCTTTAAAGAATTTGGAACCCCTCCTCTAACTTTCTCATCATTCCAAGACTTGAACATATGTGGAGAACACATCGATCTTCATGCTCAGAGTAGCATGGGTGAACGATCCTCATCCTTCGATGGATTCATGAACTTGAGCAATACTTCAACCGATCATAACTTGTCTCTTGGAAAGAAAAGGGCTAGCCCTTACAATACTAGCAATGGAAAGAGTCCATTTATGTGGTCAGATGATTTTCGTCTACATGAGTTAG GTTCTAATAATGAAGACGATCATCAAATTATTCAGATGGAGAGGAGTTGCAATCCTGAGATTGATTCGGTGTCTGATATGTACGAGTCTAAGCCATTACTACAAGATGACAAGAAGTTTGACACGAAACCAGAGAGGCCTTCCCCAAGAAGAGCTGCCCAGGTTTCGAGTTTGAGTGCTCAAGGTGGACGAAATTCTGTTTTCGGGTAA
- the LOC101250192 gene encoding 36.4 kDa proline-rich protein, with translation MKISTYPHSMLYVLRLLFCFGALFIIYTDARKSNGMSQSSQEIIKINGLKHFNMYLPMAGSSYGVGSPFNLPPYDSLPPIPNTPTTPYCVNPPPANGNSGPIINQPSSPSNSPIINQPSSPSSGPIINQPPSPSYGPIINQPSSPSSGPTIIPSPPPQFLPPIIVPNTPQYVSPNPPTNVPSPTQPIFSPPYYYEPSPPRYVPINPPSYDVPISPPTGYFLPPVVYPPPAVPPPPHIADAIALWCVAKPSVPDPIIQEAMNYACASGADCDQLQPSGSCYQPDTLFAHASYAFNSYWQRTKMAGGTCDFGGTAILVTVDPSFDGCRFIYY, from the exons ATGAAAATATCAACTTATCCTCACTCCATGCTATATGTCTTAAGACTTCTTTTCTGTTTTGGAgctttattcattatatatactG ATGCTAGAAAATCAAATGGAATGTCACAAAGTTCACAAGAAATTATCAAAATCAATGGTTTGAAACATTTTAACATGTATTTACCTATGGCTGGTTCATCCTATGGTGTTGGTTCTCCCTTCAATTTACCACCTTATGATTCACTTCCTCCAATACCAAATACCCCAACAACACCTTATTGTGTCAATCCACCACCAGCCAATGGCAATTCTGGCCCAATTATAAACCAACCTTCAAGCCCATCAAATAGCCCAATAATAAACCAACCTTCAAGTCCATCATCTGGCCCAATTATAAACCAACCTCCAAGCCCATCATATGGCCCAATTATAAACCAACCTTCAAGCCCATCATCTGGCCCAACTATAATCCCAAGCCCACCACCCCAATTTCTTCCTCCCATAATAGTTCCCAACACACCCCAATATGTTTCACCTAATCCTCCCACTAATGTTCCTAGCCCAACTCAACCTATTTTTAGTCCACCTTATTATTATGAACCTAGTCCACCAAGATATGTCCCAATAAATCCACCAAGTTATGATGTCCCAATTAGCCCACCAACAGGGTATTTCCTACCGCCGGTGGTGTATCCACCACCGGCAGTGCCTCCTCCGCCACACATCGCAGATGCTATTGCTCTATGGTGTGTGGCGAAGCCGTCAGTACCGGATCCAATAATACAAGAAGCTATGAATTATGCTTGTGCATCTGGAGCAGATTGTGATCAACTTCAGCCCAGTGGGTCATGTTATCAGCCTGATACTTTATTTGCACATGCATCTTATGCGTTTAATAGCTATTGGCAAAGAACTAAAATGGCTGGTGGCACTTGTGACTTTGGAGGGACAGCTATACTTGTAACCGTCGATCCTA GTTTCGATGGATGCCGATTCATCTACTATTGA
- the LOC138340181 gene encoding uncharacterized protein, whose protein sequence is MSVHYHPGKANVVADALSRLSKGSVTHVEEERKKLVKVVHRLARLGVRLMSISDSGVSVQNGAESSLVVEVKEKQESDPILLELKGAVNNQRVEVFSQGGDGVLRYQGRLYVSDVGELRQRNLAKAHNSRQHDSIWVIVDKMTKSSRFLAVKTTYSAEDCAKIYLTEIVRLHGVALSIISDRGPQFTSHFWKSFQKGRGTQVNLSTTFHPQTDGQTDRTIRTLEDMLRACVIDFKDVRRKELESQVDDWVFLKVSPMKGVIKFGKKGKLSPRYVCPYKILKRTGKVEYELELPAKLAALHLVFHISLLKKCVVDPASIVSLESAVVKDSLSYEDVTVEILDRQVIRLRNKEVASVKVLWRSQSVEGAT, encoded by the exons atgagtgtgcattatcatccgggtaaggctaatgtagtagcagatgctcttagtagattatctaagGGTAGTGTaacccatgttgaggaagaaagaaagaagcTAGTGAAGgttgttcacaggcttgctcgcttgggagttcgccttatgagcatatcagacagcgGTGTATCAGTTCAAAATGGGGCAGAATCGTCTTTGGTAGtagaggttaaggaaaagcaagagagtgatccgatcttgcttgaactaaagggtgcagtcaacaatcagagagtggaggttttctcccaagggggagatggtgtacttcgctaccaaggtagattgtatGTTTCTGATGTGGGAGAGTTGAGGCAGCGTAATCTTGCAAAAGCTCATAATtccag acagcatgactcaatttgggtcaTAGTCGAcaagatgactaagtcttctcgctttttggcggtcaagactacatattcggcagAGGACTGTGCCAAGATTTACCTtactgaaattgtgaggttgcatggggttgctttgtctatcatctcagatagaggtcctcagtttacctctcatttctggaagtcatttcaaaaaggtcgtggtactcaagttaaccttagtacaacatttcatccacagacggatgggcAGACAGACCGTACCATTcggaccttagaggatatgttgagagcttgtgtgatcgatttcaaag atgtaaggagaaagGAACTAGAGtcccaagttgatgattgggtttttctaaaagtctcacctatgaaaggggtgatcaaatttggaaagaaagggaagcttagtcctagatatgtatgcccttacaagatcttgaaaaggactGGCAAGGTggaatatgagttagagttgccagcaaaaTTAGCAGCACTGCATCttgtcttccacatctcactcttgaaaaAGTGCGTGGTTGACCCAGCCTCTATAGTGTCATTAGAGAGTGCggtggtgaaagatagtctttcttatgaggatgtaacagttgagattcttgatcgTCAAGTTataaggttgagaaacaaagaagtcgcttcagtcaaggttttgtggaggagtcagtctgtagagggagctacttag